A genome region from Wielerella bovis includes the following:
- the atpB gene encoding F0F1 ATP synthase subunit A, with amino-acid sequence MASEVLTPADYIKHHLQSLTSLSDVTEGQGLQNIADFSFINLDAIFFSALLGILGSYILYRGAQKATSGVPTRFQAAVEILFEFVDDMCKSIIHNEKSRKAVAPVGLTLFVWIFLMNAMDLLPVDLLPRVFQGMTGEHHALLRVVPTADLNTTLAIAIGVLLMCIYYSIKIKGLGGWGHELISAPFGANGAVAKIILMPINFVMNVLEFFSKTVSHGMRLFGNMYAGELVFLLIALLGGAWASTGSVSLLDPILFIFHILAGLAWAIFHILVITLQAFIFMALAFVYIGQAHEHH; translated from the coding sequence ATGGCAAGTGAAGTATTGACCCCTGCCGATTACATTAAGCACCACTTACAAAGCTTAACCAGTTTGTCTGATGTAACCGAAGGGCAAGGTTTACAAAATATTGCAGACTTTTCATTCATCAATTTAGATGCAATTTTCTTTTCTGCGCTATTGGGTATATTGGGTAGTTATATTCTGTATCGTGGAGCGCAAAAAGCCACTTCTGGTGTGCCAACGCGTTTTCAGGCTGCCGTAGAAATTTTGTTTGAATTTGTGGATGATATGTGTAAAAGTATCATTCATAATGAGAAATCACGCAAAGCAGTTGCGCCTGTCGGCTTAACTTTGTTTGTGTGGATTTTCTTAATGAATGCAATGGATTTGCTGCCAGTGGATTTGTTGCCACGCGTATTTCAAGGTATGACAGGTGAGCATCATGCTTTGTTACGTGTTGTGCCGACAGCAGATTTAAATACTACTTTAGCAATTGCAATTGGTGTATTGCTGATGTGTATTTATTATAGTATTAAAATTAAAGGTTTAGGTGGTTGGGGGCATGAATTGATTTCTGCGCCATTTGGTGCAAATGGTGCGGTTGCTAAAATCATTTTGATGCCAATTAATTTTGTTATGAATGTTTTGGAGTTTTTCTCCAAAACCGTTTCGCATGGTATGCGGTTATTTGGTAATATGTATGCGGGCGAATTGGTATTTTTGTTGATTGCATTGCTTGGCGGTGCATGGGCAAGTACAGGTAGTGTTAGTTTACTTGACCCTATTTTGTTTATTTTCCATATTCTTGCTGGTTTGGCGTGGGCAATTTTCCATATTTTGGTAATTACGCTGCAAGCATTTATTTTCATGGCTTTGGCATTTGTTTATATTGGTCAAGCTCATGAACATCACTAA
- a CDS encoding response regulator: MARKLMIVDDSNVIRNRITRGSTRMDFEVVATATNGLEAVELYKQHRPDVVTMDLTMPKMDGLECIYELTNLDESANILVISALSDKATGIKALQLGARGFICKPFTDEDLFEALDEMLEGN, from the coding sequence ATGGCTAGAAAATTAATGATTGTTGATGATTCCAACGTGATTCGTAACCGTATTACTCGCGGTTCAACACGTATGGATTTTGAAGTAGTAGCAACGGCAACTAATGGTTTGGAAGCTGTTGAACTATATAAACAACACCGCCCAGATGTAGTTACAATGGATTTGACCATGCCAAAAATGGATGGTTTGGAATGCATCTACGAACTGACTAATTTAGATGAAAGTGCCAACATTTTGGTTATTTCAGCATTGTCAGACAAAGCAACAGGCATTAAAGCCTTGCAACTGGGTGCACGTGGTTTTATCTGTAAACCATTTACTGATGAAGATTTATTCGAAGCTCTTGATGAAATGTTAGAAGGAAACTAA
- a CDS encoding YebC/PmpR family DNA-binding transcriptional regulator: protein MAGHSKWANIQHKKARADAQRGKIFTKLIKEITVAAKLGGGDPASNPRLRLAMDKAWDNNMPKDNIQRAIDKGTGNLEGVEYIELRYEGYGIGGAAVMVDCMTDNKTRTVADVRHAFTKNGGNLGTDGCVAFNFVHQGYLVFTNVDEDALMEAALEAGAEDVIVDDEGIIEVITAPTEWASIKTALEAAGFKSEDGDVTMRAQNTTELEGTEAEKMQKLIDALESLDDVQNVYTSAVLHFA from the coding sequence ATGGCTGGACACAGTAAGTGGGCGAATATTCAACATAAAAAAGCACGCGCTGATGCGCAACGTGGCAAAATTTTTACCAAACTGATTAAGGAAATTACCGTAGCAGCAAAATTGGGTGGTGGCGACCCTGCTTCTAATCCACGTTTGCGTTTGGCAATGGACAAAGCTTGGGACAATAATATGCCCAAAGACAATATCCAACGCGCGATTGACAAAGGCACAGGCAATTTAGAAGGCGTGGAATACATTGAATTGCGCTATGAAGGCTATGGTATTGGTGGTGCAGCAGTTATGGTGGATTGCATGACCGATAATAAAACGCGCACGGTTGCAGATGTACGCCATGCGTTTACCAAAAATGGTGGTAATTTAGGGACAGATGGTTGCGTGGCGTTTAACTTTGTTCATCAAGGTTATTTGGTTTTTACCAATGTGGATGAAGATGCATTGATGGAAGCAGCATTGGAAGCAGGTGCGGAAGATGTGATTGTAGATGATGAGGGCATCATTGAAGTAATTACTGCGCCAACCGAATGGGCAAGCATTAAAACAGCTTTGGAAGCAGCTGGTTTTAAATCAGAAGATGGCGATGTAACTATGCGTGCGCAAAACACCACTGAACTAGAAGGCACAGAAGCGGAAAAAATGCAAAAATTGATTGATGCGTTGGAAAGTTTGGATGATGTACAAAATGTATACACATCTGCGGTTTTGCATTTTGCGTAA
- the atpA gene encoding F0F1 ATP synthase subunit alpha, with the protein MQINPAEISNLLKAKIEKLNTKQEAQTRGTVISVTDGIVRVYGLSDVMQGEMLEFPNNTFGLAMNLERDSVGAVVLGEYGHIKEGDEVKCTGRILEVPIGRELVGRVVNALGQPIDGKGPINAAETAPIEKIAPGVIARQSVDQPIQTGLKAIDSMVPIGRGQRELIIGDRQTGKTAVALDAIVNQKGTGVICIYVAIGQKASSIANVVRQLEAQGAMEHTIVVAATASEAAALQYIAPYSGCTMGEYFRDRGEDALIIYDDLSKQAVAYRQISLLLRRPPGREAYPGDVFYLHSRLLERAARINPEEVEKLTNGEVKGKTGSLTALPIIETQAGDVSAFVPTNVISITDGQIFLETDLFNSGIRPAINAGISVSRVGGAAQTKVIKKLGGGIRLALAQYRELAAFAQFASDLDEATRKQLQHGEVVTELMKQKQFSTLSVAEMALTLWAINNGSYSDVPVSKALGFEAEFLNYVRTQHPDTLQAIDVSGALSDENEAVLAEAIKTFKTSYSYAA; encoded by the coding sequence ATGCAGATTAATCCTGCTGAAATCAGCAATTTGCTGAAAGCGAAGATTGAAAAATTAAACACCAAGCAAGAGGCTCAAACCCGTGGTACAGTCATCTCTGTAACCGATGGTATCGTCCGTGTTTATGGTTTGTCAGATGTGATGCAAGGGGAAATGTTGGAATTTCCAAACAACACGTTTGGCTTGGCAATGAATTTGGAGCGTGATTCGGTCGGTGCGGTAGTGCTGGGTGAGTATGGGCACATTAAAGAAGGCGACGAGGTGAAATGCACAGGTCGTATTTTGGAAGTGCCAATTGGTCGTGAATTGGTAGGCCGTGTAGTTAATGCTTTGGGTCAACCTATTGATGGTAAAGGTCCTATTAATGCAGCAGAGACTGCACCTATTGAGAAAATTGCTCCAGGTGTAATTGCACGACAATCTGTTGATCAGCCTATTCAAACAGGTTTAAAAGCGATTGACTCAATGGTGCCAATTGGTCGTGGTCAGCGTGAGTTGATTATTGGCGACCGTCAAACGGGTAAAACAGCCGTTGCATTAGATGCGATTGTCAACCAAAAAGGTACAGGGGTCATTTGTATCTATGTAGCAATCGGTCAAAAAGCATCATCTATTGCCAATGTTGTGCGTCAATTAGAAGCACAAGGTGCTATGGAGCATACTATTGTTGTTGCAGCGACTGCATCAGAAGCTGCTGCATTACAATACATTGCACCTTATTCAGGCTGCACTATGGGTGAATATTTCCGTGACCGTGGTGAAGATGCATTGATTATTTATGATGATTTGTCTAAACAAGCCGTTGCTTATCGTCAAATTTCATTGTTGTTGCGCCGTCCACCAGGTCGTGAAGCTTATCCAGGTGATGTGTTCTACTTACACTCTCGTTTGTTAGAGCGTGCTGCACGCATCAATCCAGAAGAAGTAGAAAAATTGACCAATGGTGAAGTTAAAGGTAAAACGGGTTCATTAACTGCATTACCAATTATTGAAACGCAAGCTGGCGACGTTTCTGCATTCGTGCCAACTAATGTAATTTCTATTACAGATGGTCAGATTTTCTTGGAAACTGATTTGTTTAACTCTGGTATTCGTCCCGCAATTAACGCAGGTATTTCAGTATCTCGTGTAGGTGGTGCAGCACAAACCAAAGTGATTAAGAAATTAGGTGGCGGTATTCGTTTGGCATTGGCTCAATATCGTGAATTGGCTGCGTTTGCGCAATTTGCATCAGATTTGGATGAGGCAACACGCAAACAATTGCAACACGGCGAAGTGGTCACTGAATTAATGAAGCAAAAACAATTCAGCACCCTGAGCGTAGCAGAGATGGCTTTGACTTTATGGGCAATTAATAATGGTTCATATTCAGATGTTCCTGTATCAAAAGCACTGGGATTTGAAGCAGAATTCTTAAACTATGTGCGTACACAACATCCTGATACATTACAAGCCATTGATGTTTCTGGTGCATTGAGCGATGAAAATGAAGCTGTGTTAGCGGAAGCTATCAAAACTTTTAAGACTTCGTACAGCTACGCTGCTTAA
- a CDS encoding F0F1 ATP synthase subunit epsilon — MSVMRVEVVSNEESIYSGEASFVVVPTVNGELGIYPRHEPVMSLVRAGALRLTVPNSTEEVLVAVSGGILEVQPDSVMVLADVAVRSTEMDQARAEEAKRAAENRLSQAKDGESQAKAQAALAVAIAELKTLDYLRNRKK; from the coding sequence ATGAGTGTCATGCGCGTTGAAGTGGTAAGTAACGAGGAAAGCATTTATTCTGGGGAAGCCAGCTTTGTAGTTGTGCCAACTGTTAATGGTGAACTCGGTATTTATCCGCGACATGAGCCAGTAATGAGTTTGGTGCGTGCGGGTGCATTGCGCTTGACTGTGCCAAATTCAACTGAAGAAGTGCTGGTTGCGGTTTCTGGTGGTATTTTGGAAGTGCAGCCTGATTCAGTCATGGTATTGGCGGACGTTGCTGTTCGCAGTACCGAGATGGATCAGGCTCGTGCGGAAGAAGCTAAACGTGCTGCTGAAAATCGCTTGTCGCAAGCAAAAGATGGTGAATCGCAAGCAAAAGCACAAGCTGCATTAGCAGTGGCGATTGCAGAGTTGAAGACTTTGGATTACTTGCGTAACCGTAAAAAATAA
- a CDS encoding F0F1 ATP synthase subunit B produces MNLNATLIAQLIVFLGLCWFTLKFVWPPIAKALDERADKIAEGLAAAERGKSDFEQAEKKVAELLTEGRNQVSEMVANAEKRAAQIVEDAKIQAASEAARITAQAKTDAEQEINRAREALREQVAFLAVKGAESILRCEVNEKQHAQMLGALKQEL; encoded by the coding sequence GTGAATTTAAATGCAACCTTAATTGCGCAGTTAATCGTGTTTTTGGGTTTGTGTTGGTTTACACTCAAATTTGTGTGGCCACCCATTGCCAAAGCACTTGATGAACGTGCGGATAAAATCGCAGAAGGTTTGGCTGCTGCTGAACGCGGTAAAAGCGATTTTGAGCAAGCAGAGAAGAAAGTTGCAGAACTCTTGACCGAAGGTCGTAACCAAGTTAGTGAAATGGTTGCGAATGCAGAAAAACGTGCTGCACAAATTGTGGAAGATGCCAAAATTCAGGCTGCTTCTGAAGCTGCGCGTATTACTGCACAAGCAAAAACCGATGCTGAACAAGAAATCAATCGTGCACGCGAGGCTTTGCGTGAACAAGTTGCATTTTTGGCGGTTAAAGGTGCGGAATCTATCTTGCGTTGCGAAGTGAATGAAAAACAGCATGCTCAGATGTTGGGTGCCTTAAAACAGGAGCTGTGA
- the atpD gene encoding F0F1 ATP synthase subunit beta → MSQGKIVQIIGAVVDVEFPRDAIPSIYDALKLVDVDLTLEVQQQLGDGIVRTIAMGTTDGLKRGLVVENTGAPITVPVGKATLGRIMNVLGEPVDEAGDIGADQFRAIHQPAPKFDELSSATELLETGIKVIDLLCPFAKGGKVGLFGGAGVGKTVNMMELINNIAKAHSGLSVFAGVGERTREGNDFYHEMKDSNVLDKVAMVYGQMNEPPGNRLRVALTGLSMAEHFRDEKDENGKGRDVLFFVDNIYRYTLAGTEVSALLGRMPSAVGYQPTLAEEMGRLQERITSTQTGSITSIQAVYVPADDLTDPSPATTFAHLDATVVLSRDIASLGIYPAVDPLDSTSRQLDPMVLGQEHYDVARGVQSTLQKYKELRDIIAILGMDELSDEDKLVVARARKIQRFLSQPFHVAEVFTGSPGKYVSLRDTIAGFKAILSGEYDHLPEQAFYMVGGIEEAVEKAKTLN, encoded by the coding sequence ATGAGCCAAGGCAAAATCGTACAAATCATTGGTGCGGTAGTGGATGTAGAGTTTCCACGAGATGCAATTCCAAGTATTTACGATGCATTGAAACTAGTGGATGTTGATTTAACTCTTGAAGTACAACAACAATTAGGTGATGGCATTGTGCGTACCATTGCAATGGGTACAACAGATGGTTTGAAACGTGGTCTAGTAGTTGAAAATACAGGTGCGCCAATTACTGTGCCTGTGGGTAAAGCAACTCTAGGTCGCATTATGAATGTATTGGGCGAACCTGTTGATGAAGCGGGCGATATTGGTGCAGACCAATTCCGTGCTATTCATCAGCCTGCACCTAAATTTGATGAATTATCCAGCGCAACTGAATTGCTGGAAACAGGCATTAAAGTGATTGACTTACTTTGTCCATTTGCCAAAGGTGGTAAAGTAGGTTTATTCGGTGGTGCAGGTGTAGGTAAAACCGTAAACATGATGGAATTGATTAATAACATCGCCAAAGCCCATAGTGGTTTGTCTGTATTTGCAGGCGTGGGCGAGCGTACTCGTGAAGGTAATGACTTCTATCACGAAATGAAAGATTCCAATGTGTTGGACAAAGTGGCAATGGTATATGGTCAGATGAACGAACCACCTGGTAACCGTTTACGTGTTGCCTTGACAGGTTTGTCTATGGCTGAGCATTTCCGCGATGAAAAAGACGAAAACGGCAAAGGTCGTGATGTATTGTTCTTTGTAGATAATATTTATCGTTACACATTGGCAGGTACAGAAGTATCTGCATTGTTGGGTCGTATGCCATCTGCGGTGGGTTACCAACCTACGTTGGCTGAAGAAATGGGTCGCTTGCAAGAGCGTATTACTTCTACGCAAACAGGTTCTATTACGTCTATTCAGGCTGTGTATGTACCTGCGGATGACTTGACTGACCCATCTCCAGCAACTACATTCGCTCATTTGGATGCAACAGTTGTATTGAGCCGTGATATTGCCTCTTTAGGTATTTACCCTGCGGTAGACCCATTGGATTCCACTTCTCGTCAATTAGACCCAATGGTTTTGGGTCAAGAGCATTACGATGTGGCGCGTGGCGTTCAATCTACTTTACAAAAATACAAAGAGTTGCGCGATATTATTGCCATTTTGGGTATGGACGAATTGTCTGACGAAGATAAACTGGTTGTTGCGCGTGCGCGTAAAATCCAACGTTTCTTGTCGCAACCGTTCCACGTTGCGGAAGTATTTACTGGCTCACCTGGTAAATATGTTTCATTGCGTGATACGATTGCAGGTTTCAAAGCCATTTTGAGTGGCGAATATGACCACTTGCCAGAGCAAGCATTCTATATGGTGGGTGGCATTGAAGAAGCTGTTGAGAAAGCGAAAACTCTAAATTAA
- the atpG gene encoding F0F1 ATP synthase subunit gamma, with protein sequence MAVGKEILTKIRSVQNTQKITKAMQMVSTSKMRKTQDRMRLARPYADQVRLVMNRLAQTNADHGIKLLEEHQAKERVGFILITSDKGLCGGLNANVLKKFFAQVQEYQNQGIGVEVVCLGSKGLLACQRIGLNVIASVTNLGDTPKMETMLGALTEIFQRYEKHELDVIHLVSSQFVNTMKQEPRSEILLPIGKEILNENNGGQYNWDYKYEPSPIVVLEYLVRRYLESVVYEALCENMAAEQAARMVAMKAATDNAGNAIKELRLVYNKSRQAAITTELSEIVAGAAAV encoded by the coding sequence ATGGCAGTTGGAAAAGAGATTCTTACCAAGATTCGGAGCGTACAAAATACGCAAAAAATCACTAAAGCAATGCAAATGGTATCAACCTCTAAAATGCGCAAGACTCAAGATCGAATGCGCCTAGCGAGACCTTACGCCGACCAAGTTCGGTTGGTTATGAATCGCTTGGCGCAAACGAATGCCGATCATGGCATCAAACTGTTGGAAGAACATCAAGCTAAAGAACGTGTTGGATTTATTTTAATTACCAGCGATAAAGGTTTGTGTGGTGGTTTGAATGCTAATGTATTGAAAAAATTCTTTGCACAAGTTCAAGAATACCAAAACCAAGGGATTGGTGTAGAGGTGGTGTGTTTGGGTAGCAAGGGTTTATTGGCTTGTCAGCGCATTGGTTTAAATGTTATTGCAAGTGTAACTAATTTGGGTGATACACCTAAAATGGAAACCATGTTAGGTGCACTAACAGAAATTTTTCAGCGTTATGAAAAACACGAGTTGGATGTTATTCATTTAGTTAGTTCGCAATTTGTCAATACCATGAAACAAGAGCCGCGTTCAGAAATTTTGTTGCCAATTGGCAAAGAGATTTTGAATGAAAACAATGGTGGTCAATATAATTGGGATTATAAGTATGAACCAAGCCCCATTGTTGTGTTGGAATATTTGGTAAGACGTTATTTAGAATCTGTGGTTTATGAAGCATTATGTGAAAATATGGCGGCAGAACAAGCTGCGCGTATGGTAGCAATGAAAGCTGCTACTGATAATGCAGGTAATGCTATCAAGGAGTTGCGTTTGGTATACAATAAATCTCGCCAAGCAGCAATTACTACAGAATTGTCAGAAATTGTGGCAGGTGCGGCGGCCGTTTAA
- a CDS encoding F0F1 ATP synthase subunit delta, translating to MIEFATVARPYAKAMFELAEAKEQTESWSEGLQQLAWLVQQPKVAAYINRVDVEADDKAKELIHLLDKIQATKSVEFKNFIHVVASEKRLAVLPNIFELYKEFVLAKNNTKQATIYTAYAVASEGQRAKIISDLEQHFHVRLQANFITEPDLIGGLKVVVGDQVLDLSVQGKLQKLYATMTN from the coding sequence ATGATAGAGTTCGCAACCGTTGCTCGTCCTTATGCCAAAGCAATGTTTGAATTGGCAGAGGCAAAAGAGCAAACTGAAAGCTGGTCTGAAGGTCTTCAGCAACTGGCTTGGCTGGTTCAGCAACCCAAAGTAGCTGCATATATCAATCGTGTTGATGTAGAAGCTGATGATAAAGCAAAAGAGCTTATTCATTTGTTGGACAAGATCCAAGCAACAAAAAGTGTTGAATTCAAAAATTTTATTCATGTGGTTGCTAGTGAAAAAAGACTTGCTGTACTGCCGAATATTTTTGAATTGTATAAAGAGTTTGTTTTGGCAAAAAATAATACCAAACAAGCTACTATCTATACCGCTTATGCCGTTGCGAGCGAAGGTCAGCGTGCCAAAATCATCAGTGATTTAGAGCAGCATTTTCATGTTCGCTTACAGGCTAATTTTATTACCGAACCTGATTTAATTGGTGGTTTAAAAGTAGTTGTAGGTGATCAAGTGTTAGATTTGTCGGTGCAGGGTAAATTGCAAAAACTGTACGCGACTATGACAAATTAG
- a CDS encoding chemotaxis protein CheX has protein sequence MKEEKLQVFLEGVQKYFHQVMDPEELVVGTPYLVENTVPSAKDFTGVIAISGKNKGIVYFTAPKELLERLLILMGEREITESFMIDLVGEVANTIAGNARSEFGEEFEISVPIVLRGAPDEILLPRKDRSFVIPINWKNRSAAIVISLRKP, from the coding sequence ATGAAAGAAGAAAAATTACAAGTATTCTTGGAAGGCGTACAAAAGTACTTCCACCAAGTGATGGATCCAGAGGAGTTGGTTGTTGGCACACCTTATTTGGTTGAAAACACCGTTCCTTCTGCAAAAGACTTCACAGGTGTGATTGCGATTTCTGGTAAAAATAAAGGTATCGTATACTTCACTGCGCCAAAAGAATTATTGGAACGCTTGTTAATTTTGATGGGCGAACGTGAAATTACTGAGTCTTTCATGATTGACTTGGTTGGTGAAGTAGCTAACACGATTGCAGGTAATGCTCGTAGTGAATTTGGTGAAGAATTTGAAATTTCTGTACCAATCGTATTGCGCGGTGCACCAGATGAAATCTTGTTGCCACGCAAAGACCGCTCATTTGTGATTCCAATTAACTGGAAAAACCGCAGCGCAGCTATCGTGATTTCATTGCGTAAACCATAA
- a CDS encoding ATP-binding protein: MSKISLNKLSGSGLSRYYGMIVSISIFLVFITALMGTSIYLSSQVQKNTDQHYVAEQLHQAQHKLMQSLLSLKLSYGEDPNSPHMQTTLKTLNESQDTWERSLTALQNGGSFKGNTTEVNISAVRDGDNPKNLATVKTSWTSLSNEVNNYLKVATSPTATSTSLDLAVLQAQAQGVVVNEATESVLESLQRTIQSRSSFLNTLQTVGIAIALLYLILFLVYFVRKLVASDREAEAARRETTEIMDTVNTGLFLLDSELNIGSQYSKELENLVGQTNLGGKNLMDVLSGMISDEDLNTTHAFIGQLYNQRTKERLISSLNPLTRQPVNIPGRDKNDTRYLDFKFNRVYHGTDISRVLVGVSDVTDAVLLEQRIEQEREQNDVQLEMLSTILQADRRLVDDFVRNVKRRNTNINNVLKAPGERQPELRDKVNTMFREVHSMKGEASTLKLHGFTVLAENLENELNRLSKVPSLSGEHFLGLAVHLDELMKLTQTIEDLVSRLGGSGPIHSAHSGEAHTLANYYTKFVSDLAQRNNKSVDFSYVGVEETKDETTDSVIREIAVQVLRNAVVHGIETPEERQSRRKLATGHVRMELLDQGNQFSLVLEDDGKGLDYEAIRAKAVRIGKYSEAEAAQLGNKELLALIFSPGFSTLDKSTEDAGRGVGLDIIKDRVSALGGKIGVSTHAGSYTRFSFTFPKK, from the coding sequence ATGAGTAAAATTTCACTTAATAAACTAAGCGGCAGTGGTTTGTCGCGGTACTATGGCATGATTGTGTCCATTAGTATTTTCTTGGTATTCATTACCGCATTGATGGGTACTTCTATCTACCTGTCTTCTCAAGTGCAAAAGAATACTGACCAACACTATGTAGCAGAGCAGTTACACCAAGCTCAGCACAAATTGATGCAATCTCTATTGAGCTTAAAGCTGTCTTATGGTGAAGACCCAAACAGTCCACACATGCAAACTACTTTGAAAACATTAAACGAATCTCAAGATACTTGGGAACGCAGTTTAACAGCCTTACAAAACGGTGGTTCGTTCAAAGGTAATACTACAGAAGTAAATATTTCTGCAGTACGAGATGGTGACAATCCAAAAAATTTGGCTACAGTCAAAACTTCTTGGACTTCATTATCTAATGAAGTAAATAACTATTTAAAAGTTGCAACCTCACCAACTGCTACTTCAACCTCTTTGGACTTGGCTGTATTACAAGCCCAAGCTCAAGGTGTAGTCGTAAATGAAGCGACAGAATCTGTTTTGGAAAGTTTGCAAAGAACTATTCAAAGTCGTTCTTCTTTCTTGAATACACTACAAACTGTGGGTATTGCAATTGCGCTGTTATACCTGATTTTGTTCTTGGTATACTTCGTACGAAAATTGGTAGCATCTGACCGAGAAGCAGAAGCAGCACGTCGTGAAACCACAGAGATTATGGATACGGTGAATACAGGTTTGTTCCTGTTGGACAGTGAGTTGAACATTGGTTCTCAATACTCTAAAGAGTTGGAAAACTTGGTGGGTCAAACCAACTTGGGTGGTAAAAACTTGATGGACGTTTTGAGTGGTATGATTTCTGATGAAGATTTGAATACAACTCACGCTTTCATTGGACAGTTGTATAACCAACGTACCAAAGAACGTTTGATTTCCAGCTTGAACCCATTGACTCGTCAGCCAGTGAATATCCCAGGTCGCGACAAAAATGATACACGTTACTTGGACTTCAAATTTAACCGCGTATATCACGGTACAGATATTTCTCGTGTATTGGTTGGTGTGTCAGACGTAACCGATGCGGTATTGCTGGAGCAACGCATTGAACAAGAACGTGAACAAAATGACGTTCAATTGGAAATGTTAAGTACCATTTTGCAAGCAGACCGTCGTTTGGTTGATGATTTCGTACGCAACGTAAAACGCCGTAATACCAATATCAACAACGTATTGAAAGCACCTGGTGAACGCCAACCTGAATTGCGCGACAAAGTGAACACTATGTTCCGTGAAGTACACAGTATGAAAGGTGAGGCATCAACCTTGAAATTACATGGTTTCACAGTGCTAGCAGAAAACTTGGAAAATGAGTTGAATCGCTTGTCAAAAGTACCTTCATTGTCAGGTGAACACTTCTTGGGCTTGGCAGTTCACTTGGATGAGTTAATGAAATTGACACAAACCATTGAAGACTTAGTATCACGTCTGGGTGGTAGTGGTCCTATACATTCAGCTCACTCTGGTGAAGCACACACTTTAGCCAATTACTATACCAAGTTTGTATCAGACCTGGCACAACGTAATAATAAAAGTGTTGACTTCAGCTACGTTGGTGTAGAAGAAACCAAAGACGAAACCACAGATTCGGTTATTCGTGAAATTGCGGTGCAAGTATTGCGTAATGCAGTCGTACACGGGATTGAAACCCCAGAAGAACGTCAAAGCAGACGCAAATTGGCAACAGGCCATGTTCGCATGGAATTGTTAGACCAAGGTAACCAATTCTCACTAGTATTAGAAGATGATGGTAAAGGTTTAGATTACGAAGCTATTCGTGCTAAAGCTGTTCGCATCGGTAAATATAGCGAGGCAGAAGCTGCTCAATTGGGTAATAAAGAGTTACTAGCATTGATTTTCAGCCCAGGTTTCTCCACTTTGGATAAATCAACTGAAGATGCAGGTCGCGGTGTAGGTTTAGATATTATCAAAGACCGTGTTTCTGCTTTGGGTGGTAAAATTGGTGTATCAACACACGCAGGCTCTTACACTCGTTTTAGCTTTACTTTCCCCAAAAAATAA
- the atpE gene encoding F0F1 ATP synthase subunit C — MGLVAIACGLIVALGALGASIGIAMVGSKYLESSARQPELIGPLQTKLFLIAGLIDAAFLIGVAIALLFAFVNPFSGA, encoded by the coding sequence ATGGGTTTAGTTGCTATTGCATGTGGTCTGATTGTTGCATTGGGTGCGTTGGGTGCATCTATTGGTATCGCAATGGTTGGTTCTAAATATTTGGAATCATCTGCGCGTCAGCCGGAGTTGATTGGTCCATTGCAAACCAAATTATTCTTGATTGCAGGTCTGATTGATGCGGCATTCTTGATTGGTGTGGCTATTGCATTGCTGTTCGCTTTCGTTAATCCATTCAGTGGTGCATAA
- a CDS encoding ATP synthase subunit I has product MFAVVRLQFITLLLASPLCFVFYGFQAALSFALGCLSYTIPTVISVLILKLSRKQPELVGVGFVASEGLKIVLALILMTASVVLYKEIRFLPFFCGLLIVSHLILLYIMKVHHYGK; this is encoded by the coding sequence GTGTTTGCAGTTGTTCGCTTACAATTTATTACACTGCTGCTCGCATCGCCGCTTTGTTTTGTTTTTTATGGTTTTCAGGCTGCCTTATCATTTGCATTAGGCTGTTTGTCTTATACAATTCCCACAGTTATATCGGTACTAATTTTAAAACTTTCGCGCAAACAACCAGAACTTGTTGGTGTTGGATTTGTTGCATCGGAAGGTTTAAAAATAGTACTGGCTTTAATTTTGATGACCGCATCAGTTGTTTTATACAAAGAAATACGATTTCTTCCTTTTTTTTGCGGTTTATTAATTGTCAGTCATTTGATTTTATTATACATTATGAAAGTTCATCATTATGGCAAGTGA